In a single window of the uncultured Dysgonomonas sp. genome:
- a CDS encoding (Fe-S)-binding protein, producing MKVGLFIPCYVNAIYPEVGVASYKLLDYLGVDVDYPIDQTCCGQPMANAGFEDKAIPLAKQFEELFGKYDYIVAPSASCAAFVKENYPRLLQKEQHLCRTSGKIYDLCEFLHDILKVDKLPGNFPHKVSVHNSCHGVRELHLSSASELNIPRYSKVRDLLSLVNGIEVLEPQKVDECCGFGGMFSIEEPSVSVCMGQDKVRNHMATGAEYITGADSSCLMHMQGVVSREKLPVKFIHVIQILAAGL from the coding sequence ATGAAAGTAGGATTATTTATCCCCTGCTATGTAAATGCCATATATCCCGAAGTGGGGGTAGCCTCATACAAGCTACTCGATTATCTGGGTGTGGATGTGGATTATCCCATCGATCAGACATGTTGCGGGCAGCCGATGGCAAATGCAGGTTTTGAAGACAAAGCCATTCCTTTGGCAAAACAGTTCGAAGAACTTTTCGGCAAATACGACTATATTGTCGCTCCGTCGGCCAGTTGCGCCGCTTTTGTAAAAGAAAATTATCCCCGCCTGCTGCAGAAAGAACAGCATCTGTGCCGGACAAGCGGAAAAATATATGACCTGTGCGAGTTCCTTCACGATATATTGAAAGTAGATAAACTTCCGGGCAATTTTCCTCATAAAGTGAGTGTACATAACAGTTGTCATGGTGTGCGGGAATTACATTTATCTTCGGCAAGTGAACTGAATATTCCCCGTTACTCAAAGGTGAGAGATTTACTATCTTTAGTAAATGGAATCGAAGTGCTGGAACCTCAGAAAGTCGATGAGTGCTGCGGATTTGGAGGAATGTTTTCTATCGAAGAGCCTTCCGTTTCGGTATGTATGGGACAGGATAAAGTAAGGAACCATATGGCTACCGGGGCAGAATATATAACCGGAGCCGATAGCTCATGCCTGATGCATATGCAGGGAGTGGTTAGCAGAGAGAAACTTCCAGTTAAGTTTATTCATGTTATTCAAATTTTAGCTGCGGGACTATGA
- a CDS encoding lactate utilization protein B: MSTKHTKAADRFIANKEQETWHNETLWMVREKRDRMAMAIPEWEHLRELAAKVKMHTITHLDQYLEKFVSNAESNGVIIHWAKDATEHNEIVYSILSEHNAKKLVKSKSMLTEECHLNPYLIDRGIDVVESDLGERILQLMNEPPSHIVMPAIHLKRQEVGKLFEDKLHTEKDNSDPTYLTRAARQHLRNEFLTADASMTGANFGVAETGDVVVCTNEGNADMGTSLPKVHIVSMGIEKIIPDHRALSVYTRLLARSATGQPVTTYTSHFRKPRKGCEMHIILVDNGRSEILGNKEHIQTLKCIRCGACMNTCPVYRRSGGYSYTYFIPGPIGINLGMLKSPEEYADNVSACSLCYSCNNVCPVKIDLADQIYRWRQNLDSFHKADKMKKMMSWGMKFLFTHPALYKTGLKFAPVVNHLPRFMLYNGLNDWGKGRELPQFASESFTEMWKKGKVQTNKAGSDEQ; encoded by the coding sequence ATGAGTACGAAACATACCAAGGCGGCAGACCGCTTTATTGCCAATAAAGAGCAGGAAACATGGCATAATGAAACCCTTTGGATGGTGCGGGAGAAACGTGACCGTATGGCAATGGCTATCCCCGAATGGGAACACTTACGTGAACTGGCAGCAAAGGTGAAGATGCATACCATTACCCATCTCGACCAGTATCTCGAAAAATTTGTCAGTAATGCCGAATCCAACGGTGTTATAATCCATTGGGCAAAAGATGCAACGGAACATAATGAGATCGTATACAGTATTCTCTCGGAACATAATGCGAAGAAGTTGGTAAAAAGTAAATCGATGCTTACCGAAGAATGTCACCTGAACCCATACCTGATAGACCGAGGTATCGATGTGGTAGAGAGTGATTTGGGTGAGCGCATTCTCCAACTGATGAACGAGCCACCGAGCCACATTGTAATGCCTGCTATTCACCTGAAGCGACAGGAAGTAGGCAAGCTATTCGAAGATAAGCTGCATACCGAAAAAGATAATAGTGATCCGACATACCTTACCCGTGCTGCCCGCCAGCATTTGCGCAACGAATTTCTGACAGCCGATGCAAGTATGACAGGGGCTAACTTCGGCGTGGCGGAGACCGGTGACGTAGTAGTCTGCACCAACGAAGGGAATGCGGATATGGGTACGTCGCTACCCAAAGTACACATCGTATCGATGGGAATAGAGAAGATTATACCCGACCACCGTGCCTTGAGTGTATACACCCGTCTGCTCGCGCGTTCGGCCACGGGGCAGCCCGTAACTACTTATACTTCCCACTTCCGCAAGCCGCGTAAAGGCTGTGAAATGCATATCATACTGGTCGATAACGGACGAAGTGAAATACTCGGAAATAAAGAACACATACAAACATTGAAATGTATCCGTTGCGGAGCATGTATGAACACATGTCCTGTATACAGGAGAAGCGGAGGATATTCATATACTTACTTCATACCGGGGCCTATCGGTATTAATCTGGGAATGCTGAAATCGCCGGAAGAATACGCTGATAATGTTTCGGCCTGTTCGCTGTGCTATTCGTGCAACAATGTTTGTCCGGTAAAAATAGATCTGGCAGATCAGATATACCGTTGGCGACAGAATCTAGATTCGTTTCACAAGGCGGATAAAATGAAGAAAATGATGTCGTGGGGCATGAAATTCCTGTTCACGCATCCGGCTTTATACAAAACAGGGCTGAAATTTGCACCGGTTGTAAATCACCTGCCACGATTTATGCTATATAATGGATTAAACGATTGGGGTAAAGGACGAGAACTGCCACAATTCGCCAGTGAATCGTTTACCGAGATGTGGAAAAAGGGAAAAGTACAAACGAATAAAGCAGGAAGCGATGAACAGTAA
- a CDS encoding LUD domain-containing protein has translation MNSKNDILGNIRQHITDRYEMPDIDIEGIQYPDKIAQFIEISKAVGGDAIILNDDEDINKVIRSLYADAKVIASNLPDITIATVNPDNAANPHELNGIDLAIIEGEVGVAENGCIWIPQNVKEKVVYFISEYLVIVLDRRSVVNNMHEAYDKLTFNDYGFGVFISGPSKTADIEQSLVVGAHGAKGVTVILK, from the coding sequence ATGAACAGTAAAAATGATATATTAGGCAATATAAGGCAACATATAACCGACAGATATGAGATGCCCGATATAGATATAGAAGGAATACAATATCCTGATAAAATAGCCCAATTTATAGAAATAAGTAAGGCTGTCGGAGGAGATGCCATTATCCTGAATGATGATGAAGATATAAATAAAGTTATCCGCTCTCTGTATGCGGACGCTAAAGTGATAGCCTCCAACTTACCGGATATAACCATTGCAACCGTTAATCCTGATAATGCGGCGAACCCGCACGAACTGAATGGAATAGACCTGGCTATAATAGAGGGTGAAGTAGGCGTTGCCGAAAACGGATGTATCTGGATTCCGCAAAATGTAAAGGAGAAAGTAGTATATTTTATTTCAGAATATCTGGTTATCGTACTCGACAGGAGGTCTGTGGTAAATAATATGCATGAAGCCTATGATAAACTAACCTTTAATGACTATGGCTTCGGTGTATTTATTTCCGGCCCATCTAAAACGGCTGACATAGAACAGTCGCTGGTAGTAGGGGCACATGGTGCAAAAGGAGTGACCGTGATATTGAAGTAG